TTCGCGTGCACAACTGCACCATGGTGCCCCACGTCAACCCTGGTTCAAGAAGTTGTGGGTCTGGGTTGTCGTGGCGCTTGCGGTGGTGGCTGTGGTCACCGCGGTCGTCCTCGTCAACAATGCCCGCCAGGTCGCACCTTCGCAGAGTGGTGAGCAGTCAGGCGAAGTTGGGGAGTCAGTGGTTGATCCGCAGCAAAGTGACGAGGGCGCCCAAGTCCAAGATCCGGAGAGTAGCGGTGGGTCCGAGGGCGATTCCGCGACGACCAATGATTCAGAGGACTGTGACGCTGCCTTCGCGCAGGCCGAGTACTACGCGGGAACCCTCTATGTCAGTGAAGCAATGGCCAAGTCTCTCTTGACCACTCCTGATGGTGATGGGTTTAGCGCCGATGCGACATCGTGCGCGATTGAACGACTGGATTGGGACTGGGGTGCCAACGCTGTTGAGAAGGCGCGGTTGCTCAGTGAGGATCCAGACCTTACTGCGGAGGACATTTACGACCTGCTCACCAGTGAACACGGCGAACTCTTCACCCCCGCCCAGGCTGAGTACGCAATAGCGCAGCTCGCATCCCAGGGTTAGCGATCGGGCCAGTTGATGAACTCGGCCTCGGGAAGCCTGGAACGCATCACTTCGATGGCTTGTGGGTTCTGATCGACGAGGACGAATGACCGACCCAGCTGCGAGGCTGCAACCCCGGTTGTGCCAGAGCCCGCGAAGAAGTCGAGGACGGTGTCGCCCGGACGGCTGGAGGCTTGAATAATGCGTCGCAGGATTCCCAGGGGCTTCTGAGTGGCGTATCCGGTTTTCTCTTTCCCGGTGGGGGAGACGATGGTGTGCCACCACACGTCCGTGGGTAACTTGCCGCGAGCCGCCTTCTCAGGTGTGACGAGGCCGGGAGCCATGTAGGGTTCGCGGTCGACGTCTTCAGAATTGAAGTAGTACGAG
This genomic stretch from Schaalia sp. JY-X169 harbors:
- a CDS encoding Ltp family lipoprotein, which encodes MTSQPEHSLPSRAQLHHGAPRQPWFKKLWVWVVVALAVVAVVTAVVLVNNARQVAPSQSGEQSGEVGESVVDPQQSDEGAQVQDPESSGGSEGDSATTNDSEDCDAAFAQAEYYAGTLYVSEAMAKSLLTTPDGDGFSADATSCAIERLDWDWGANAVEKARLLSEDPDLTAEDIYDLLTSEHGELFTPAQAEYAIAQLASQG